A DNA window from Porites lutea chromosome 6, jaPorLute2.1, whole genome shotgun sequence contains the following coding sequences:
- the LOC140940410 gene encoding uncharacterized protein has product MEFIALKVAIVLLALCLQKPGPKSKSKDHQDCLAKRLVLWKKGEVDTILREGRMIQRRLGNSRRATDPPNRAKIFANLVMTGQVNSALRYLSEDQGGGILPLSDDVMEQLKEKHPEPQGVHLGSLLFGPIEDVPDTLYYEINGDMVRDAALRTKGSGGPSGVDANGFRRILTCKSFKRSGTELCEAIASMTKRLCTEYVDPRGLEAILANRLIPLDKGEGAVRPIGVGEVLRRIMGKCVTKVTKPDVIDASGSLQVCAGHKNGSEAAIHAMRELFEHDNSDAVLLIDASNAFNSLNRAAALHNIRVLCPPIATYAINTYREPARLFIVGGQELRSSEGTTQGDPLAMSLYAISLQPLITRLQVKSTASQCWYADDAAGCGSRGYVKTWWDELMVSGPPLGYFPNPQKCWLIVKPEKERPAKEIFSETTINITTEGRKHLGAALGSREFFEEYVDEKVEEWVAQVTSLAEFATTQSQSSYVAFVFGLRHRWTYFLRTLPDIAPFLDPLERAIADLLVPAITEHVTTQEERDLLELPVRLGGLGLVNPARTASQEYEASVKITGPLVRQIVKQAHEPPDETEIKTLQASARREKDELLKMQCEQVRESLPSKTERAVELATEKGASNWLTVIPIKEMNFNLNKREFRDAIKLRYDWEIADLPAMCTCGDLFTVDHAMVCRHGGLIIQRHNEIRDLEAEMLRMVCTDVETEPVLQEITGEELNRGANKAPDARLDVHARRFWDRQQSAFFDVRVCHPNADSYRELSPKQIFQLHENEKKRQYSRRVLEVEQGTFTPLVFTSTGGMADECKRFHSRLAELLALKKGDDYATTISWIRAKVSFAILRSALLCLRGTRSKRKATNISDIDIRSESAQARI; this is encoded by the coding sequence ATGGAATTCATTGCTCTTAAAGTCGCTATTGTTCTCCTTGCGCTTTGTCTACAAAAGCCCGGTCCTAAATCGAAATCAAAAGATCACCAGGATTGTTTGGCAAAGCGTCTTGTCTTATGGAAGAAAGGCGAGGTTGATACTATCCTCCGTGAAGGGCGCATGATACAGAGACGTCTTGGAAACTCCCGTAGGGCGACAGACCCTCCAAATAGGGCAAAGATTTTTGCAAATCTTGTGATGACGGGACAAGTCAATTCGGCGTTACGATATCTAAGCGAAGATCAAGGTGGAGGGATCTTACCCCTTTCTGATGACGTCATGGAGCAGTTGAAGGAAAAACACCCAGAGCCACAGGGTGTCCATTTAGGGTCTCTCCTATTTGGCCCTATTGAGGACGTTCCCGACACTCTGTACTATGAGATCAATGGAGACATGGTCAGGGACGCTGCTCTAAGAACTAAGGGCTCGGGCGGGCCCTCTGGTGTAGATGCAAACGGCTTCAGAAGAATTCTTACTTGTAAATCCTTTAAGAGATCAGGAACAGAACTATGTGAAGCTATAGCCAGCATGACCAAACGCCTATGCACGGAGTATGTCGATCCTCGGGGTCTGGAAGCAATTTTAGCGAATCGGCTTATTCCCCTCGACAAAGGGGAAGGAGCGGTGCGACCGATTGGGGTAGGCGAAGTGTTAAGGAGGATTATGGGAAAGTGTGTCACGAAGGTCACCAAACCGGATGTTATAGATGCGAGTGGCTCTTTACAAGTGTGCGCTGGTCATAAGAATGGGAGCGAGGCGGCCATTCACGCAATGCGGGAACTTTTTGAACATGACAACAGCGACGCCGTTCTACTTATAGACGCGTCGAACGCCTTCAACTCCTTGAACAGAGCCGCCGCCCTGCATAATATTAGAGTGTTATGCCCACCAATAGCGACCTACGCAATAAATACTTACAGGGAGCCCGCACGCCTCTTCATTGTTGGCGGACAGGAACTGAGATCATCCGAAGGCACTACACAGGGCGACCCACTTGCCATGAGCCTATACGCCATCAGCCTTCAGCCTCTCATAACGCGACTACAAGTGAAGAGCACAGCTAGCCAATGTTGGTATGCGGATGACGCAGCTGGGTGCGGCTCCCGAGGGTATGTGAAGACATGGTGGGACGAGCTCATGGTCAGCGGGCCTCCActgggatattttccaaacccccaaaaatgttggctcattgtgaaacctgaaaaagagcGACCTGCTAAGGAGATCTTTAGCGAGACAACCATTAACATCACAACTGAGGGTCGCAAGCATCTAGGAGCGGCTCTTGGTTCTAgagagttttttgaagaatatGTTGACGAAAAAGTTGAGGAATGGGTTGCACAAGTAACCAGTCTTGCGGAATTCGCTACAACACAGTCTCAATCCAGTTATGTAGCCTTTGTGTTTGGACTAAGGCACCGTTGGACatattttttaagaactctGCCAGACATAGCCCCTTTTCTTGACCCGCTAGAGCGTGCCATAGCGGATTTGCTTGTGCCGGCTATCACCGAACATGTTACCACACAGGAAGAACGGGATCTGTTAGAACTCCCAGTTCGCTTAGGCGGGCTTGGGCTAGTCAATCCAGCCAGAACCGCATCACAAGAGTATGAGGCGTCTGTTAAGATCACAGGCCCTCTTGTGCGGCAAATTGTCAAGCAAGCCCACGAGCCACCGGATGAGACGGAAATTAAGACCTTGCAAGCGAGTGCAcgaagagaaaaagatgaattgttgaagatgcagtgtgagcaagtgagggaatccttgcctagcaaaactgaacgcgcggtagagctagctacggagaaaggagcctcgaattggttgacggtgatcccgataaaggagatgaattttaacttgaacAAAAGAGAATTCAGAGATGCAATCAAACTAAGATATGACTGGGAGATCGCTGACCTACCGGCCATGTGCACTTGTGGCGACTTATTTACGGTTGACCATGCTATGGTCTGCCGGCATGGGGGGCTGATCATTCAGAGGCACAATGAGATTAGGGACTTAGAAGCGGAAATGTTGCGCATGGTTTGCACCGACGTAGAGACAGAGCCAGTCCTTCAGGAGATCACTGGGGAAGAGCTAAATAGAGGCGCAAACAAAGCGCCTGATGCCCGACTAGATGTTCACGCTCGCAGGTTTTGGGACAGACAGCAATCTGCTTTcttcgatgttcgggtgtgccatccaaacgcagattcgtatcgagaactgtctccgaaacagatattccaactacatgaaaatgagaagaagaggcaatacagcaggcgggttttggaagtggagcaagggacattcacaccattagtctttacaagcacaggtggaatggccgatgaatgcaagagattccatagccgcctcgcagagctacttgcgttaaagaaaggagatgattacgctacaaccatatcttggataagggcgaaagtatcctttgccatcctacgatcagccttgctgtgtctcagaggaaccaggagcaagagaaaagctaccaatatatctgacattgacattagatcggaaagtgcgcaagccagaatttaa